aggagacagaacgtgtctcccaTTCCcaagcggtatgatggctgcttggtcccatggtgtttatacttgcgtactattggttgtacagatgaacgtggtaccgtcaggcgttcatgaattgctcccaaggatgaaacagacgtgtggaggtctataacctttttctaaggtcttggctgatttcttttgattttcctatgatgtcaagcaaagaggcacggagttaacgtaggccttgaaatacatccacagatacacctctcattgattcaaattatgtcaattagcctttcagaagcttgtaaggccatgacatcattttctgaaattttccaagcggtttaaaggcacagtcaacttagtgtatgtaaacttctgacccagtggaattgtgaattataagtggaataacctctctgtaaacaattgttggaaaaatgacttgtgtcatgcacaaagtagatgtcctaacagacttgccaaaactatagattgttaaacaacaaatttgtggagtggttgaatattgagttttaatgactccaacctaatgtatgtgaacttccgactacaactgtattttgatttgtttaacaatgtttggttactacatgcttccatgtattatttcataggcttgatgtcttcacttctattttacaatgtagaaaatagtcaaaataaagaaaaacccttgaatgtgtcaTGCCTGCTCCCGCTCATCCCcctgcattacgcactcctgcaaCCATAATTTACGCACATACCTTTCCTCGTCACTCTGTACTGTATGTCAAATCACAACACCGGAACCTACACAATGCAGTTTGACTGCTTTTCTAGTGTAATCTCCTTACAGGAGTCAATGTACAGCATATAGATATGTGAAGTTATGCTATCTACtctaataaaatattaaatataataaaatattacTAATTTGTGTCAACATACTCCTGCAACAGTGGGATACAGCCTCCCATCACCTACAGTATCATATAAACTACTATAGAGATCCATATGGCTCTCTTAGAAAATACTTGAAAGTTTTACATGAAATATGGAATGTGAACTCCATGACTAACCTCGCTTTGTACTTTTTTGCGCAGAATCCTTGCCTGTTCTTTGATGTCCTGCTCCTGGCTTCTGGATGTTGCCTGGATTAAGGCATGGTACATGCAATTCTGGCCCTCTGACATCACCCTGGTCTCACATCCATCTGGTTGAACAATGGTAAAATGGCCACTGTACGCAGTTTGAACACCTTGGATTCGGTCTTGTATGTGAGATAACAGACTCATCTCACTAAAATAACAAATCAAACACAATCATGATTGTTAAGTTCAAAGATAAAATTCAAACATAGCAATTTGAAGAGTAATGCAGTTAGGATACATATGCTCCTGATCTTATGCTCTGTCAATTTAGTTGTATTAAACATTAATATTTGTATTTTTGATATCCTTAAAGTTCAATGAGGGACGTGGCACAGAAACTCAGAGCTGAATACAGAGGCACGTACCTTTTAGCTGTCTCTGGCTCCATGGTCAGTTTGAGTGTGATGTATCCTGCTGAGCAGTCAGTGCCTGGGTAGGATTGCTCATCGAGTGGTTTCCCATGTTTATCCACTACCTTGACCCTGATGCCTTGTCCCTGGAGTAGGTCACTCTTTGTAAGGACATAGATGTCCAGCTCTGAAGCAGGGCGGTCAATATCGCTGATGTTattgatgtaatgatggaggtcCGACTGTTCAATCTTACATGTAGACTCCCCTGCATGCTTACTGGCTGATTTCATGTCATGCCTCTGCTTCTGCTCTACGAAATAGTTTTCCGTTTTGTACCTGCCAAGCATGTTGCTAGTGGTATTGCCAATGGCGTTCGTGACTTTATTGATCTTTTCCTTAAAAATATTTGTTATCAAGGAGTTCATGTGTCTGGCACAGGACTCAATAAATTCCTTGGAGACATTCTCTGAGATGCCCTCGAGGAGCTCATTCTTCAGGCGTCCCACATCAAGGAGTCTGTGTCTGCCATCCTGGTCATACCCTTTTGGCAGTTGTACATGAATTTCTTTTATCAACTTGGAAGAGAATCTGTCATTGATACATTTTTCTGTAGGGATAGAGTTCAACATTTGGACTAGCACTGTACTGAACTTTGCTATGCAGAGGCTTGCAGAGATAGCAGTTTGGACTTTTCCAGGCACTCCTGCGTTGTCCATAAGGTCTGACGCTTTGCTACTCACCTGAGCGAGTCTGTCAATGATCTCATGCACTGTGCTACAATCTGTCATTAGATCAGAAATATTTTTTTCTGTCACTGATTTGACTAAATCTTTAATACTTTTTTCACACTCCCTGTCAATCTTGAACTCAGCAGCTGGTTTCTGTAAAGCTGATTTTGGAACTCCAGAACATACAAGCTCTGTGAGAGTGTGACTCAATGCATCATTCTCTTTCACTACAGAGGTGATAGAATCCTTGAAAGCCGTGTTCAAAATCTCCTTCAGTACAGCTTGAAGCCCCGCATCAATGAAGTAATGCAATGTGTGGGTAACTATCTGCTTAGCCATTTCCTGTCCTGCATACTTGGTTGCATGTTTGAAAGTCTGTTTGATTACAGTTTTCGTGCCCAGCTTCTTCACTGTACCtagggacagagaggaggctgCTGTGACACTGCCTTTGAAAGACATGAATGCATGTTTCCCTGATTTAATGACACCTTTTGCAACAGATGACAGGGTTTTTGTACCTGTTAGCAGGCCTTTTGTGGCTTTATATACAGACTGGACAGCTCTCTTGATGGTGCCAAATCCAGAAGTGAGCAAAGATATCCCAATACTGATGCTTTTGGAGATGGCCCACGATGCCCAACTGAAACTGCCAGTTATCATGCCATCACACCCACTGATCATGTCAGACACTCCCTCTGAGATCAAGGCAAGACCAAACTGGGAGGCGGAGCCATAGGACAGAGCACAAACAAGAACTCCGGCCAGAACCTGACATGCACCCAGTAAAAAACACACAAGAGCATCAATGTTGAACCTTGGCTTCTCTTTTACTTCGAACACCATGCCAAGGCCGTACTCATACAGGGCCATGAGTTCATTTGTGGTGACATAGTCTGTCCCGTCTGAGAGTGCATACACTGAGGAATCCTCTGTTATGGCGCTACTTTTACTGTTCTTTAGCTCTGCAAGTTTTTTCAGTGTACTGTTAATGTATCCCAGCCAAGCTTGGAAAATATTCATCCTCGATTGCATCTGACTTTGGAAATTGCAGACACCATCATGATGTGGCTCAAAGTTGCCCCTCATTGCCATCTGACATGCATTCAAAGTGTTTGTTGTTTCAGAGATATAGATACCAAGTGTGTCTTTTGCTTCCTGCAGTAAGTTACTAGCCTCTGTTTTATAGTCACTCTCTGCCAGGTTAATTGTGATGTAAGCTTGGTTGTATAGCGCCACTGCTCTGTAAAAGGGGTCACATTTTGCAGCTTTCTGCCAGGAAGATTTTGCATCATAGTCCCACTTGGTTTTATCACGGCAGTGCAGGTTGGTTCTAACAACAGCCTGCTTCAGATGATCATAGAAATTTTGGCTTTGTCCTTTCAACATCATGTTCCTTGTGTTTGTCAATTGTTGAAGTAAGTCTGCTTCCAAGTCAGAGATATCATCATCCTTCTCGATATGGGTCTCATGAAGGGTCAACCACAATGCCCAGGATTCTTTCAGAGCATTGAGTGCTGGCTGGTAATCAAGCTTATCGCCTTGACGTCTGAAACTATGTTCCTCCACCTTCATTGTcaacaggttctctctctctttttctgagTAGTTGCTGTCAAAATTGTCAAGAAATTGGCAAACTGTTGAAAATAATTTTTCCTTCCTTTCAATTTCCTGCAGCTCATTTGTCTCCATACCAGTGATGCGTTGGATTTCATGATCCTCTCTTAGCTGCCTCATGATCTCCACAGGCTGGCCTTGGTACGCTGGTGCCAGTTGGTCACAATGGAGTATCATTTGTACCATGCCGGAAtttccttttctggctgtgcgtCCAAACACCTGTTTCTCCACTCTGCGATTGTCAGGAAAGTGTGTGAGAAGGACAAAGAGTCCGCCGCATTGATTCACTTTCTGCTCCAATCTAATGTCTGTGCCACGTCCTCCCAGATTGGTGGCGATAATGATGCTTCCCCCACTGAATGTGGTTTGCTCAATGTTGTCTCTCTCACTGATCGTGTACATGGTGATTGGATGTCGTTGATTTCGGTTGGCCATTGCCACCTGTAATTCATTTGCTGTCTTAACATCCTCACAAACCACCAAGACGACCTGGTTCCTGTCGGCAGCTTTCAATGCACTTCCACAGACTACCTCTATCCATTTTAAGTCATCACCGCTTACCTGAAGAGCGGGGAGTTCAACTACCTTATTGTGCCTGTGAGAAGGTATCGTATAGCTGTCTGATTTGTAATGCCTTTTCAAGAAGTGTTTGTCTGCATTTCCACCTAATGTTCCAGAAACACCAAATATGCCACTCCCTTTAAGGTATCTTTTAAAGTAATGGATATTTGACATATAATTTGTAACATTGGATAGCGATGATATGGCCAACTGATGCTTCATCTCTAGAAACTGTTGAAGGCCGTCACCCCAGCGTTTGTTCTTTTCCAGTACTCCACTGGCCTGGTAGTCCACTGGGATGATGGCATGGTAGAAATGTTTGTCAGACTCACTGACAGAGCTTGGATTAGCGTCAGAAGACATGCCAATCATGTACTCTCTGCCTTGTTTCATTGCAATAGCTTTTAAGGCATTTCCCACAAAGACTGGCATCCGATTCTCAATGTACTTCTTAAGGAAGAAGGGGATCACAATATAGTTATCGGTTTCCTCTGAGTTTGGCTGACATTGGTCAGAATATATGATTTTAGATTGTATCTCAAGAACAACTGCATCAATTAGTGATTTTTCAGACATTATTTCACTAGCTCGTCCATTGTTGAGGAGAAGCATTTTGATTTTCATGTCACtgtccctttttttctctccaattgaTGTGGCTTTATTATTTGTTAATGTGTAACAGTCGATGAAAACAGTTTGATCTAATGCCGTCTCAAGAATACTGAGCAGATCATATTGTTGTTCCACTCCAATTTTAGTCATGAACGCCTCAATAGCTTTCCAATTCTCACCTTGAAAATCATCAGCTTTACCATCTCTTTGTGCCTCACTTTCACTCTGCATCAATGTATCAATGTCTTCCTGTGTGTAAAATCCAAACTGCAACCCTGTTTGCAGAATATCAAATTCAGAAAAGTGTTCAGATCTGTCTGAGCCCATAACAGCCATCTTTGCAGCCTTGTGAAAATGCTGTATCCCAGTTATCCACTCAGTCTCCCCCGTTTCTTCCATTCGAATAGGCCGACACACAGATATCATGCACCAAATGCTAGCAAGGACTTGCTCAACGTGCCTAAGGCCGCTGGCTTCATGAGACAGGAAGGTCACCTGCACTCCACTGTCCAAGGTCATGTAATCTACTTCATCCACAATCACTAAGTCAAACTTCCTCTCCCCACGAGTGGTGTTTTTCTCAAATTCCTGCCTCAAAGTGTCTGCTGCAAAGTCACTTACAGTTCCATACACAATCTGTCTTTTGTAAGCGTCCTGTAGTATTTTGTCACAGCTTTTAAGGCTGCTCTCCTTCATCAATGGTGGAGGCACAACGGAGGATGTGATATCAAACATGTCAAAAagttttctccactcctcttcgtCCCGTCGTGCAAGGATTGGAGAACTGGTCACAATGTCGACTGTGGCCCCTCTGATGGCCTGGATTGTTGCAAACATAGCTAGAATGCAAGACTTTCCTTCTCCTGTGCCAATTTCTAAGAGGCATCCTTTATCTGATGGTGCCTTTGGTAGAAGGAGCATGAGTAATGATGCCAGCTGGGTGAGTCTGGGAAAATATCCCTTGATTTGCTCTCCACTTTGAGTGGAAACGGCTGAGCAGTCTTTAACAGCAATACACATTGTAATAAGAACTTCCTTGAGGATAGTGTTGTCTGCCTCAGCAAAATTCAACAATTTAATTTTGTTCTTGAAGTCTTTGATCATTTCCATTTTTTCTCTCTTGCTCAGTTTCTTCTGTGTGTCTACCATGGGATCTTTTGAAAGCTTCTCTTCTATATGTCCTAAGACAGTCTCCATTATAGAGAGTGACTTTTCGGGGTAATTTGCATCCCGCATCTCACTCAAAATGGTGTCAATATCTTTGTCAGTTTCTTCTTCTGCATAACCTTGCAGAGTCTTATTGGGATCATTACTTCTAAGGGCAGAGAGTGTGGAGAGAAGATCCAGCCTGTAGGTCTGCACTGTATGAAGGATTGCATCTGTTTTCTTCTGGTCCATGGAAGCAACCCCACGAAGAAAGAGCAGGATTTCTACAGGTGTCCAGATGTTACTGAAGAGAATTTGACGAAGGAGCTCCCTGCTGTTCTGAGACACATCTGAAAATGTGTCAAAAAAAGCCAATAGAAGTTTACCTGCCAGAGTGGAATTTGACCCATTCAGATGCTCAAGAAGACTAAGGTGGAAGTTATACCTCTTGGCACACTCAAGTTGGTGGACATGCCCATTGACGGCATCCTGGTTGCCTGCCAGCGTTACCTCTGTCACGGCCTTAAGGATACAGAACCTCTCAGTTAGAGAGAGATATTCATACATGATGGCATTCTCGAAGGTAAAAAGAGGCCAAAGGGAGAGGTGCTTCTCTCTAAAGTATTGGACTGTCAGCTCAGTCTGGAGGTTTCTCATCCTGTCTTCAAATGTGACATCTTGCAGGCTTTCATTTTCACTGATCTGGTAATCCAACAAGAGTTCCTCAAACTTCTGTTCAATTTCTCTCTGCTAGAATTGAAGGTTTAAAATTTTTACTTCAACAATGTAGGTAACACAATGTATGAAACATATGTATATAAATACTATGGTAACACTTTACAATAAGGGTGCATTAATTAAAATGAATACATGCCATAGTTAAAACAAGACAACAGTAAACATGTCATCATCCACGAATGATGCAGTGACAATTATTCAAACTTGTGTGGATTCATTTCCCTCACTGGAAATCGAAACTTGATAGCTCATAATGGACGAGATGTTAGAGAATGGACTCTACAGCTTGATGGAGAGACATTGATGTAAAACAGGATTTATTTTAATGGGCAGACGATGGACCGTTATACTGAAAGTAGTCTGGCTAGACTATACCGATACTAACATAATGGTCAATGACTGAAATATAGAATACCACAGTACGAGTCActatacccataaaacctagcggttaAACAGCATTTTCCCACTACATTCTTCctataggggattttagaaacatgtaaaataagggctgtgttttgtgtagtctTACCccgttttgataaccgtgtaaatctttctaagaaaaacaattggaacctTTACCTTGTTTGACCATTAGgctttatgggtattatgacgcCTCCACTGTTGGGCTCTATTGACATCGATACACTTTTGAGTAGGCAGAGCTTATAGATCCTTATGAGACACTTGTTTCTCATGGGGAAATGCATATACGGGATATACAATGTCATGACCGTAGCTCAAAAGGGAGATCTGCTTGTTCAAAGTTTGGTAGGGAACACAGTCTAATTTGTGACAGTCTAATTTGTGGAAAATGTAATGGGCTGAGATTATAGGTCCTTATGGAAAATGTGTTGCTCATGAGGAGATGCACACAGTATATGTACCAAATGTCATGACAGTAGCTGAAACGGGAAAGGAACTTTGGTTGTTAAAAGTTTGGTATTTTAGTGGTTTACTATAGCCCCCCCCCCATGTATAAAAGCAActgataccattaataagaaggggctagaagcattATATATGGTGAGCTACTGAGTGGCTTGGACAGGCATGCCCCATACTATcatggaggacttaattcttcttGCTGccacggatatggctgggacaatgctggggaaaAAGGCACAAACTTTATCAAACAACACTGtgtcacgacgcatcagtgacaagGCAGGAGatattttgaaacaattactgctttgcatacaagccagtgaattctatgcattacagctggatgagtcaacagacgtggcgggcctggcacagctcctggtatatgtccattacattatccctttcatgccctgcctccagtccacttaccaatatctgaacaagagagcctcattgaaattgTAACAAGCGGTTCATTGAATTTGCTCAGAAAGCCACTGCCAAATTTCTGGAATtacctgccttggcaaatcgcgctgacACTTATGCCCTTTGCAACCTATGCtctttgcaaccatgtacctacagttgaagtcggaagtttacattcacaaatttcttgttaacaaactatagttttggcaagtcggttagtacatctactttgtgcatgagacAAGTAATacttccaaaaattgtttacagacagattatttcactgtatcacaattccagtgggtcagatgtttacatacttagtacactgtgcctttaaacagcttggaaaattccagaaaatgtcatggctttagaagcttctgatcatcatttgagtcaactggaggtgtacctgtggatgtatttcaaggcctatcttcaaacgtAGTGCCTCTGTGCttcacatcatgggaaaatcaaaggaaatcagccaagacctcagaaagaatttgtagacctccacaagtctggttcatccttggaagcaatttccaaacgcctgaaagtaccacgttcatctgtacaaaccatagtgcacaagtataaacaccatgggatcacgcagccatcatacaactcaggaaggagatgcgttctgtctcctagagatgtacgtactttggtacgaaaagtgcatatcaatcccagaacaacagcaaagaaccttgtgaagatgctggaggaaacgggtacaaaagcatctatatccacagtaaaacgagtcctatatcgacataacctgaagaaggaaatgctccaaaaccaccataaaaaaagccagactacagtttgcaactgcacatggggacaaagattgtactttttggagaaatgtcctctggtctgatgaaacaaaaatagaactgtttggccataatgaccatcgttatgtttggaggaaaaagggggaggtttgcaagccgaagaacaccatcccatccatgaagcatgggggtggcatcatcatgttgtgggggtgctgtgCTGCACTTCAAAAATAGacggcatcatgaggcaggaacatcatcaggttgctgaaagaacttggaatccatggacaggctctgcggcagaccgtcagagcagtttctcaagcagctgaaagaggcagccagtggatctggatcaaacggaaggacccttgctgggctataacttcatgacccctcacccccacctgagaactcaattcagatccctccaacttgaggagggcatatgaggtatgcggtcagctgtatggctggctcagggaagaggacgcccctgccttgcacagtcctgtgggacatcttaattgggcatgggacacaagctaaggcttgatcaccctttagctggccacctttgatgagggtgtttagtgattaaaggccgaaacacccactgattcgaaggcacactactgaggatgtgtcccaaaaattgacatcttaccccagtctaagaaataaacctcccatgccactctgtcaacatcacggcaaatctcatgcgagtgcattccatctattggcacaatggacagtttttaacatctcgtcccgtgttttatgattctgattatctggaccagtccagtgactgctgtgaaaggacagctaacaacataggaaagtctgtgtgacagcttggagagacagctgaccggagggaatagaccccactggggctgtcatgggttagctacccatgttggcagtctccgacgctgtttcagtatgttggagacacccgctaagtgctactgaaagtcaacaaaggaacatacccctagagcctgcgagagctggggcgcaagatggctcaaTGACTGATCACATggttacggacccaggaacggaaacgactacgagtaggaacacagcacatgagacaaccataacagcagcaggacacacacttcaggtgtgcagctgtggttgggagagagtaacatcggcaagggggttaaggatccatcaagggaggaaaaggtgcttgttagagaagcagagacagggacctcgcattgaccagtacttcttacgaagcagccagtcaaatcagtcgaatgaagcacagcgacgggacgcaaaccaaagttcgcagagcatcagcacccctgtaactgaggaggataacacaagcacagaaatgccggtggatgaactcacccaaccacagagacctctaaaagaggaaaagatcaaagggcacagaccgagtgtgaagtggcccaaagccgttgaaaagagagagtgggaaacaatcaacaacgacctgacaaaaatcttggaacaacaggtaggaacagcagagaaaaagcttgaaaggatgggagacaatatctaccactacggagaagagcgctttagcgtaaacgaaaggagaagtggcaagacacctcccgcgccagccaaatctaggagacagcaggagatcgagatacttgtcagagagagaaggcagctgaggaagcagtggaagaaggcctctgatgcagagagagaaggtctcatgctactccaagcagacattaaatgtcggctggcaaccttgcgaagagcggaaaacttaaggaaacttcgtaggaagaaggaacactcaagaacacggttctataaaaacccctttaagtttgtcaaagatctcttcgcaaaggaaaagtgcggaatcctaaaaactacaaagcctgaactggaagaacatctggaaaaggtccacc
This DNA window, taken from Oncorhynchus gorbuscha isolate QuinsamMale2020 ecotype Even-year linkage group LG13, OgorEven_v1.0, whole genome shotgun sequence, encodes the following:
- the LOC123993582 gene encoding uncharacterized protein LOC123993582 isoform X3 translates to MGSSWCKIILKNETPYTWHYSGSHVYDPFLNIFYTERKESGTLKAREEKEYWPDRNGNLCMFILKYGDHQHNSFSYPYSGYQHTTFTIRESLDRSVIELHCSTCSVVKTCPNYAKKEKDQQRREEEQRRREEEQQRREEEQRREEEQRRREEEQRRRQERQERERRIEEEISKETEEARRSLTEAKLNLSPSLREQEGHRQCTHVLQQVMGDHETVIERDEQREIEQKFEELLLDYQISENESLQDVTFEDRMRNLQTELTVQYFREKHLSLWPLFTFENAIMYEYLSLTERFCILKAVTEVTLAGNQDAVNGHVHQLECAKRYNFHLSLLEHLNGSNSTLAGKLLLAFFDTFSDVSQNSRELLRQILFSNIWTPVEILLFLRGVASMDQKKTDAILHTVQTYRLDLLSTLSALRSNDPNKTLQGYAEEETDKDIDTILSEMRDANYPEKSLSIMETVLGHIEEKLSKDPMVDTQKKLSKREKMEMIKDFKNKIKLLNFAEADNTILKEVLITMCIAVKDCSAVSTQSGEQIKGYFPRLTQLASLLMLLLPKAPSDKGCLLEIGTGEGKSCILAMFATIQAIRGATVDIVTSSPILARRDEEEWRKLFDMFDITSSVVPPPLMKESSLKSCDKILQDAYKRQIVYGTVSDFAADTLRQEFEKNTTRGERKFDLVIVDEVDYMTLDSGVQVTFLSHEASGLRHVEQVLASIWCMISVCRPIRMEETGETEWITGIQHFHKAAKMAVMGSDRSEHFSEFDILQTGLQFGFYTQEDIDTLMQSESEAQRDGKADDFQGENWKAIEAFMTKIGVEQQYDLLSILETALDQTVFIDCYTLTNNKATSIGEKKRDSDMKIKMLLLNNGRASEIMSEKSLIDAVVLEIQSKIIYSDQCQPNSEETDNYIVIPFFLKKYIENRMPVFVGNALKAIAMKQGREYMIGMSSDANPSSVSESDKHFYHAIIPVDYQASGVLEKNKRWGDGLQQFLEMKHQLAISSLSNVTNYMSNIHYFKRYLKGSGIFGVSGTLGGNADKHFLKRHYKSDSYTIPSHRHNKVVELPALQVSGDDLKWIEVVCGSALKAADRNQVVLVVCEDVKTANELQVAMANRNQRHPITMYTISERDNIEQTTFSGGSIIIATNLGGRGTDIRLEQKVNQCGGLFVLLTHFPDNRRVEKQVFGRTARKGNSGMVQMILHCDQLAPAYQGQPVEIMRQLREDHEIQRITGMETNELQEIERKEKLFSTVCQFLDNFDSNYSEKERENLLTMKVEEHSFRRQGDKLDYQPALNALKESWALWLTLHETHIEKDDDISDLEADLLQQLTNTRNMMLKGQSQNFYDHLKQAVVRTNLHCRDKTKWDYDAKSSWQKAAKCDPFYRAVALYNQAYITINLAESDYKTEASNLLQEAKDTLGIYISETTNTLNACQMAMRGNFEPHHDGVCNFQSQMQSRMNIFQAWLGYINSTLKKLAELKNSKSSAITEDSSVYALSDGTDYVTTNELMALYEYGLGMVFEVKEKPRFNIDALVCFLLGACQVLAGVLVCALSYGSASQFGLALISEGVSDMISGCDGMITGSFSWASWAISKSISIGISLLTSGFGTIKRAVQSVYKATKGLLTGTKTLSSVAKGVIKSGKHAFMSFKGSVTAASSLSLGTVKKLGTKTVIKQTFKHATKYAGQEMAKQIVTHTLHYFIDAGLQAVLKEILNTAFKDSITSVVKENDALSHTLTELVCSGVPKSALQKPAAEFKIDRECEKSIKDLVKSVTEKNISDLMTDCSTVHEIIDRLAQVSSKASDLMDNAGVPGKVQTAISASLCIAKFSTVLVQMLNSIPTEKCINDRFSSKLIKEIHVQLPKGYDQDGRHRLLDVGRLKNELLEGISENVSKEFIESCARHMNSLITNIFKEKINKVTNAIGNTTSNMLGRYKTENYFVEQKQRHDMKSASKHAGESTCKIEQSDLHHYINNISDIDRPASELDIYVLTKSDLLQGQGIRVKVVDKHGKPLDEQSYPGTDCSAGYITLKLTMEPETAKSEMSLLSHIQDRIQGVQTAYSGHFTIVQPDGCETRVMSEGQNCMYHALIQATSRSQEQDIKEQVQENLPTYCELVKLQKRYDNVMDPGKYSILGGARPEKKIISQDYRDAIAPMTETDYTITQLYDLGYVATYKDVRNTILSGRYAVEADHIIPKDTLRKALVHRDLEKLKSKNSQLYALVTSIQSDPNGRCHLVMQVLYQHHRTALTTGNCIEAKQCRALLADTLVSGNAEKMLKQAMIMANPVSSQMLRDKAGLINRSSIGKHQDFSENGTNCYYKAGFMNVFSEYLNIGIIDQNQHTRLKSWAKENRHQDINTEEFREIQRIVGGQQGEKSRKHVRGNMLGPQTHQSP